A stretch of the Cryomorphaceae bacterium 1068 genome encodes the following:
- a CDS encoding outer membrane beta-barrel protein: MKLKGLAASIALSGVLVFFTFSETKAQNFGVGISPEISYRNLVKTDFVPGIDEFIDESNALSESIIGVTAEAFFVKPFARNMYFETGVSFSRDGYNSFVKDLSYESLLALGLVNSEDPGFESTKEIETQNRFLAVGIPLRLAYVSNGKKVRFTWALGLTPEYLLESSSTRIYRFESGQEESFDTDFESNPADFNLTASASAGVELAIDRQSAIRIEPIVRYAAFPTFDESAYEVNLFSYGLSVKYFFKLNLQY; encoded by the coding sequence ATGAAATTGAAAGGTCTTGCCGCATCTATTGCTCTAAGCGGAGTTCTGGTTTTTTTTACTTTTTCGGAAACTAAAGCACAAAATTTTGGGGTTGGAATCTCACCCGAGATTTCTTACCGAAATTTGGTGAAAACCGACTTCGTCCCCGGCATTGATGAATTCATCGACGAGAGCAATGCACTGAGCGAATCGATCATTGGTGTGACAGCTGAGGCCTTTTTCGTAAAACCGTTCGCTCGGAACATGTATTTTGAAACCGGTGTCAGTTTTTCCAGAGATGGATATAACTCCTTTGTGAAGGATTTGAGCTACGAATCTCTTTTGGCCTTAGGACTCGTGAATTCTGAAGATCCGGGTTTTGAATCGACAAAAGAGATCGAAACGCAGAATCGATTTCTAGCTGTTGGGATTCCTCTGAGATTGGCCTACGTTTCCAATGGAAAGAAAGTAAGGTTTACGTGGGCACTTGGCTTAACCCCCGAATATTTACTCGAGTCGTCTTCCACACGGATCTATCGATTTGAATCAGGTCAGGAAGAGTCTTTTGACACAGACTTCGAATCCAACCCAGCTGATTTTAACTTGACTGCTTCAGCTAGTGCAGGAGTAGAGTTGGCTATTGATCGTCAATCTGCCATTCGAATCGAACCCATCGTGCGTTACGCTGCATTTCCCACATTCGACGAGTCTGCTTACGAAGTCAATCTTTTCTCTTACGGATTAAGCGTTAAGTACTTTTTTAAGCTCAATCTACAGTACTGA